One genomic segment of Pseudoalteromonas sp. GCY includes these proteins:
- a CDS encoding AAA family ATPase — MKQVFILRGLPGSGKSHYAQTLADDLVSGDETQYFICSTDDYFLNENGEYHFEKQRLSEYHNLNLARFINALAEGIPLVVVDNTNIKKWEFVAYASAAVAMGYQVKEVIVGEIKDKSLQHLYAKRNSHGIGLKTISKMAHLFEW; from the coding sequence ATGAAACAAGTTTTTATTTTGAGGGGTCTACCTGGCTCTGGAAAATCGCATTATGCGCAAACGCTAGCCGACGACCTCGTCTCCGGCGATGAAACACAGTATTTTATCTGTTCAACCGATGATTATTTTCTTAATGAAAACGGCGAGTATCATTTTGAAAAACAACGCCTTTCAGAATATCACAATTTAAACTTAGCTCGGTTTATTAATGCCTTAGCTGAAGGCATCCCTTTGGTCGTTGTTGATAACACCAATATCAAGAAATGGGAATTTGTTGCTTATGCGTCAGCTGCTGTGGCAATGGGTTATCAAGTGAAAGAAGTCATTGTTGGTGAAATTAAAGATAAGTCCTTACAGCACTTATATGCTAAACGTAATAGCCATGGCATTGGTTTGAAAACAATTTCAAAAATGGCCCACCTTTTCGAATGGTGA
- a CDS encoding transposase, whose translation MATARKRQISLTDTKYYHCISRCVRRAFLCGEDKFTGKSYEHRRDWVEEKLLMLGSVFCIDICAYAVMSNHTHIVLYVDDTKAKRLSDEAILIRWQKLFKGNWISRKFTEGEPLNESEQLILNEHVSKYRERLADISWFMRVLNEDIARRANKEDNCTGRFWEGRFKSQALLDEAALAACLAYVDLNPIRAKIAATPETSDYTSIKKRIDHAKLGKQPKSLLRFAGSPRKHMPKGLPFELKSYIELVELTGQCIRADKHGYIFESQPILTRLNIGPENWIKLTTQFSRVFHGAVGRERTLTAYCETLQKRRRTNLTNCERLLA comes from the coding sequence ATGGCAACTGCCCGTAAAAGACAGATCAGTTTAACCGACACCAAATACTACCACTGTATCTCCCGTTGCGTGAGGCGCGCCTTTCTGTGCGGTGAAGATAAATTTACTGGAAAATCATACGAGCACCGCCGTGATTGGGTTGAAGAAAAGCTCCTGATGTTGGGTTCCGTGTTTTGTATTGATATTTGTGCTTATGCCGTGATGAGTAATCACACTCATATTGTTTTATATGTTGATGATACAAAGGCTAAGCGTCTGTCGGATGAAGCGATTTTGATACGGTGGCAAAAGTTGTTTAAAGGTAATTGGATAAGCCGTAAATTTACAGAAGGTGAGCCACTCAATGAGTCGGAGCAATTGATACTCAACGAGCATGTCTCCAAGTACAGGGAAAGGCTCGCAGATATTAGCTGGTTTATGCGGGTACTTAACGAAGACATCGCCCGTCGAGCAAATAAAGAAGATAATTGTACAGGTCGGTTTTGGGAAGGACGATTCAAATCCCAAGCATTACTGGATGAAGCTGCACTGGCTGCTTGTTTGGCATATGTAGACTTAAACCCCATTAGAGCCAAAATCGCCGCAACGCCTGAAACCTCAGACTACACCAGTATCAAAAAACGCATAGACCACGCTAAGCTGGGCAAACAACCAAAAAGCCTACTACGCTTTGCAGGCAGCCCACGAAAACATATGCCTAAAGGCCTTCCTTTTGAACTCAAGTCCTATATTGAATTAGTTGAGCTCACGGGCCAGTGTATTCGAGCCGATAAACACGGTTATATCTTTGAGTCTCAGCCTATTCTCACTCGACTAAATATCGGACCGGAGAACTGGATAAAACTTACTACGCAATTTTCACGGGTATTCCACGGTGCAGTTGGTCGAGAGCGGACACTAACCGCTTACTGTGAAACACTGCAAAAACGACGACGGACAAACCTAACAAACTGCGAGCGCTTGCTGGCTTAG
- a CDS encoding HNH endonuclease, which yields MSLSINERLDFFETNYDPIATYHLDKGGKLYIGNDDKKCRFCGETEPNVTFSNVAHAVPEFLGNKQLILKNECDTCNTFVSENLENDLDKYTKPFRLAAQIKGKKKVPSYKTKDKKSRFEFSSSEGAKIIDREDSKFANLDIENKSIETNFHLEPHRPSAVFKCLVKIALSVIDDVELSKFTNTISWLLEPDHSKTICKPQILLNAFIPGPKPNKAVTIIVLRRKAESVVAPYCHLVICFGNIAYQIVVPSDVDITNGTQTVKLYRFPLPFEDNRKYGNIKFGQEDITNHEVVRDKMLPMSFSFDEAIKLDPSTVSL from the coding sequence ATGTCACTCTCAATCAATGAACGATTAGATTTTTTTGAAACAAACTATGATCCTATAGCAACATATCACCTTGATAAGGGTGGAAAACTGTATATTGGGAATGATGATAAAAAATGTCGTTTTTGTGGAGAAACGGAGCCGAATGTAACGTTCAGTAATGTAGCCCATGCTGTTCCTGAGTTTCTCGGAAATAAGCAATTAATTCTTAAAAATGAGTGTGACACTTGTAATACATTCGTATCCGAAAACCTTGAAAATGATCTTGATAAATATACAAAGCCTTTTCGGTTGGCAGCTCAAATAAAAGGCAAAAAGAAAGTGCCTAGTTATAAAACCAAAGATAAAAAATCTAGGTTTGAATTTTCATCGTCCGAAGGAGCTAAAATTATAGATAGAGAAGATAGTAAATTTGCGAATCTTGATATTGAAAATAAATCAATCGAAACAAATTTTCATCTCGAACCACATAGACCGAGTGCCGTTTTTAAATGTTTGGTAAAAATTGCACTTTCAGTAATTGATGATGTTGAACTGTCTAAATTTACCAATACGATCTCTTGGTTATTGGAACCTGATCATTCAAAAACAATTTGCAAGCCACAAATTCTTCTTAATGCATTTATTCCAGGCCCCAAACCAAATAAAGCTGTTACGATTATAGTACTCAGAAGAAAGGCTGAGTCAGTTGTTGCCCCATATTGCCACTTAGTTATTTGTTTTGGGAATATTGCTTATCAAATAGTGGTACCGTCCGATGTGGATATTACTAATGGAACTCAAACAGTGAAGTTGTATCGCTTCCCTTTACCATTCGAAGATAACAGGAAATATGGCAACATTAAATTCGGACAAGAAGATATTACAAATCATGAAGTTGTAAGAGATAAAATGTTACCGATGAGTTTCAGCTTCGACGAAGCTATTAAACTCGACCCTTCGACTGTGAGTTTATAA
- a CDS encoding WYL domain-containing protein encodes MNLDEKKAVRILYTNYRGETALRVVYPERIVFDSTDWHPEQQWLLEAFDQDRGAVRLFAMKDIKAWVEME; translated from the coding sequence ATGAATTTAGATGAGAAAAAGGCAGTTAGAATTTTATATACAAATTACAGAGGTGAAACAGCTTTACGAGTCGTATATCCTGAGCGCATTGTCTTTGACTCAACGGATTGGCATCCAGAGCAACAATGGCTTCTTGAGGCATTTGATCAAGATAGGGGAGCAGTAAGATTATTTGCGATGAAAGACATTAAGGCGTGGGTCGAAATGGAGTAA
- the dcd gene encoding dCTP deaminase: MYLADNEIRSKLDEINFESESRAQEFCADEQIQPASVDLRLSNSFWIPKKGGSIDLRKTALMELEPRRFWRKVALKSSDCITIKPNSLVLGRVAEKFSIPPDCAGKIEGRSSFARMGLTIHCSADFINPGYRGHMPIQLYNISPYPIKIFPGIPICQLKFIKLTSIPSRLYGEQELQSKYMDDDGGPSYWWRDKRIKKLQKAFTEYSVDLKTQEELLERIGIQEPEIIERFEVYVSTNPQLASEGVDLLLQGFTKKEDKLRIRDKLIKGISYSLFPILASVFLGAWVAGIVGASIYLLSVSTLASVYPFWQVIKELPKTYFGKIELNEAERR, from the coding sequence ATGTATCTCGCTGACAATGAAATAAGGAGTAAATTAGACGAGATTAATTTTGAGTCCGAGTCGAGGGCGCAAGAATTTTGTGCAGACGAGCAAATTCAGCCTGCCTCGGTAGATTTAAGACTCTCAAACTCTTTCTGGATACCGAAAAAAGGTGGCTCTATTGATTTGAGGAAAACTGCTTTGATGGAGCTAGAGCCTAGAAGGTTTTGGAGAAAGGTAGCTTTAAAGAGCAGTGACTGCATAACAATAAAGCCAAATTCACTTGTTCTAGGTCGAGTTGCAGAAAAGTTTTCTATTCCACCTGATTGTGCAGGGAAAATTGAAGGGAGAAGTAGTTTTGCCAGAATGGGGTTAACTATACATTGTAGTGCCGACTTTATTAATCCTGGTTACCGTGGGCACATGCCAATTCAACTCTATAATATTTCTCCGTATCCGATCAAGATATTCCCTGGCATTCCCATTTGTCAGTTAAAATTTATCAAATTGACTTCGATTCCTAGTCGGCTATACGGCGAACAAGAATTGCAAAGTAAGTATATGGATGATGATGGCGGGCCTTCATATTGGTGGCGCGATAAAAGAATAAAAAAACTTCAAAAAGCATTCACTGAATACAGCGTTGATTTAAAAACTCAAGAAGAACTCTTGGAACGAATTGGAATTCAAGAGCCGGAAATCATAGAAAGGTTCGAAGTCTACGTAAGTACGAACCCTCAATTAGCATCGGAAGGTGTTGATTTACTGCTCCAAGGTTTTACAAAAAAAGAAGATAAGTTGAGAATAAGAGACAAATTGATAAAAGGGATCTCATATTCATTATTTCCTATTTTGGCGTCTGTATTTTTAGGGGCTTGGGTTGCAGGCATTGTCGGCGCATCAATTTATTTGCTCAGTGTTTCTACGCTGGCTTCAGTATATCCATTTTGGCAAGTAATCAAAGAACTTCCAAAAACCTATTTTGGAAAAATCGAGCTAAATGAAGCAGAAAGGCGCTAA
- a CDS encoding GIY-YIG nuclease family protein, translating into MKYVFQEKVYSTLSSCYEDNIDKITVGIATVRARLKKGWSLEKALLHPKEKTITTKLGAHTVEGKVYENLPSIADEYGMTLNTIYKRYSRGCRGDDLVPLKKRKSYVEPAKEANHKFYADGVGYKSAADACRKLNVKYVTYRKNLERGFSVEQALGIEPVIDGRAARGRKFDVDGKKYTIKELSELHDAPEMTIRDRLKRGASIRQAIGLDEIPKGTLKKQREIKKKKRKPIHLPVEGKIYTSYQALADAYDLPQYTVRQRIVDYGYTPEDAVKLDGKSKPLTVAGVNYPSKAAVAEAYGLTPAVLLARLAGNVTIEQALGIEIKENSRTITFAGETYKSLSDLADKKGISAGALRSRIQSGLSLEEAINAGDRIRNSGRYNLTILQRDSELSAKPAWLYFVRIFINNKERFKIGITTQTVDKRLKQEAYEFQTIKVIDGTLLDCFVLEQEVIELLYDKRDPEITTDMLDGYSEIFILNESDIEAITEILDI; encoded by the coding sequence ATGAAATACGTTTTTCAAGAAAAAGTTTATTCGACACTGTCATCATGTTACGAAGACAATATAGATAAAATAACTGTCGGAATAGCAACTGTAAGGGCCCGATTAAAAAAGGGGTGGAGCTTAGAGAAGGCTTTGCTTCACCCTAAAGAAAAAACAATAACAACAAAATTAGGGGCTCACACGGTGGAAGGCAAAGTTTACGAAAATTTGCCAAGTATCGCAGATGAGTACGGGATGACTTTAAATACAATTTACAAGCGATACTCCAGGGGCTGTCGAGGTGATGATCTTGTACCACTTAAAAAAAGAAAGTCTTATGTGGAGCCCGCTAAGGAAGCTAACCATAAGTTCTATGCAGATGGAGTTGGATATAAAAGCGCTGCTGATGCATGTAGAAAGCTAAACGTAAAATACGTAACTTATAGAAAGAATTTGGAGCGAGGTTTCTCTGTTGAGCAAGCTTTAGGAATCGAGCCAGTAATTGATGGGAGGGCGGCTAGAGGAAGGAAGTTTGATGTCGACGGAAAGAAATATACGATAAAAGAACTATCTGAATTACATGATGCGCCTGAAATGACGATTAGAGATCGTTTAAAAAGGGGCGCTTCGATTCGGCAGGCTATAGGGTTAGATGAAATACCAAAAGGAACTCTCAAAAAGCAACGAGAGATTAAGAAAAAAAAGAGAAAGCCAATACATCTACCCGTTGAAGGAAAGATATATACAAGCTATCAAGCTTTAGCCGATGCATATGACTTGCCTCAATATACGGTTCGCCAGCGAATTGTTGATTATGGCTATACACCAGAGGATGCAGTTAAACTAGATGGAAAAAGTAAGCCATTGACAGTTGCTGGAGTTAACTATCCAAGTAAAGCGGCTGTAGCTGAAGCGTATGGGCTCACTCCTGCTGTGCTTTTAGCTCGTTTAGCTGGCAACGTTACTATTGAGCAAGCACTAGGAATCGAAATCAAAGAAAACTCAAGAACCATAACTTTTGCAGGTGAAACATATAAATCTTTGAGTGATTTGGCAGATAAAAAAGGTATTTCAGCAGGTGCGCTTAGGTCAAGAATCCAATCAGGGCTATCACTCGAAGAGGCAATAAACGCAGGTGATAGGATTAGGAATTCTGGAAGGTATAACTTGACTATCCTACAGAGAGATAGTGAATTATCTGCTAAACCAGCTTGGCTTTATTTTGTTCGTATTTTTATTAATAACAAGGAACGTTTCAAAATAGGAATTACAACTCAAACAGTAGATAAACGCTTGAAACAAGAAGCCTATGAATTTCAGACAATAAAGGTCATAGATGGAACTTTATTGGATTGCTTTGTATTAGAGCAGGAAGTTATCGAGCTTCTTTATGATAAACGAGATCCAGAAATAACTACTGATATGCTTGATGGATACTCTGAAATATTCATCCTCAATGAAAGCGATATTGAGGCAATAACTGAAATACTGGATATATAG
- a CDS encoding KamA family radical SAM protein has protein sequence MQQTVKLQPAEAYQPPRFTVYQHRQIDKIEQLDKLPEHLRFQMKVVANVFPFRVNNFVIEELIDWDKVPNDPVFQLTFPQRGMLDDESYEQMADLLSREHTPEEVFNLATEIRHKLNPHPAGQMEKNVPEYEGERVDGIQHKYKETVLFFPSQGQYCHSYCTFCFRWAQFVGKATRFNNNDAELLHNYLAEHTEVTDLLMTGGDPMVMRTVKLRKYLEALKEPRFDHIRTIRIGTKSLTFWPFRYVTDPDAQELLTLLKELVDAGKHVSIMAHVNHKQELRTEVTREAIKLIRKTGAQIRTQAPLLNNINVDADMWADMWKEQTQLGMIPYYMFIERDTGAKRYFEIPLHKTWETFREAYKQVSGVSRTVRGPSMSAGPGKVEVSGVTEVAGEKVFVLRFIQARNPDWVQRPFFAKFDENAHWLDDLKPAFGEEKFFWQDEYDAM, from the coding sequence ATGCAGCAAACCGTCAAATTGCAGCCAGCTGAAGCTTATCAGCCCCCTCGTTTTACTGTTTACCAACACCGCCAAATCGATAAGATTGAGCAACTGGATAAACTGCCTGAACATCTTCGCTTTCAAATGAAAGTCGTCGCCAATGTATTCCCTTTTCGCGTTAATAACTTTGTCATTGAAGAGCTCATCGATTGGGATAAAGTGCCTAACGACCCTGTTTTTCAGTTAACTTTCCCACAACGTGGCATGCTAGACGATGAGTCTTACGAACAAATGGCCGATTTATTAAGTCGTGAGCATACACCTGAAGAAGTGTTTAACCTTGCCACTGAAATTCGTCACAAGTTAAACCCGCACCCTGCTGGTCAAATGGAAAAAAATGTTCCTGAGTATGAAGGTGAACGCGTAGACGGCATCCAACACAAATATAAAGAAACAGTGTTGTTTTTCCCGTCTCAAGGACAATACTGCCACTCATATTGCACTTTCTGCTTCCGCTGGGCGCAGTTTGTTGGCAAAGCTACCCGATTTAACAATAACGACGCCGAGCTGCTCCACAACTACTTAGCCGAGCACACTGAAGTGACCGATCTATTGATGACTGGTGGCGATCCTATGGTAATGCGCACCGTTAAATTGCGTAAATACCTTGAAGCACTAAAAGAACCAAGATTTGACCATATTCGTACCATCAGGATCGGCACTAAATCTCTCACTTTTTGGCCGTTTAGATACGTCACCGATCCGGACGCGCAAGAGTTGTTAACCTTATTAAAAGAGCTGGTTGATGCCGGAAAGCATGTATCAATCATGGCGCACGTTAACCACAAACAAGAACTGCGTACTGAAGTCACGCGTGAAGCGATTAAACTTATCCGCAAAACTGGTGCACAGATCAGAACACAAGCACCACTTTTAAATAATATAAACGTAGACGCTGATATGTGGGCTGACATGTGGAAAGAGCAAACACAGCTAGGCATGATCCCCTACTACATGTTTATCGAACGAGATACCGGCGCTAAGCGTTACTTTGAAATCCCGTTACACAAAACGTGGGAAACATTCCGTGAAGCTTATAAGCAAGTCTCTGGTGTGAGCCGCACAGTTCGAGGACCATCAATGAGTGCGGGTCCAGGTAAAGTTGAAGTGTCTGGTGTGACAGAAGTCGCAGGCGAAAAAGTATTTGTGCTGCGCTTTATTCAAGCACGAAACCCAGACTGGGTGCAGCGTCCGTTCTTTGCCAAGTTCGACGAAAATGCCCACTGGCTGGATGACTTAAAACCTGCATTTGGGGAAGAAAAATTCTTCTGGCAAGACGAGTACGACGCCATGTAA
- the bioA gene encoding adenosylmethionine--8-amino-7-oxononanoate transaminase gives MSNKHTIDIEFDRKHIWHPYTSMIDPLPVYPAARTFENKIELETGETLIDGMASWWSAVHGYGHPEIITAIKNQADTMSHVMFGGLTHQPAVELCKLLVELTPAPLNRVFLADGGSVSVEVAIKMAIQYWLSKGKKNKTQIMTAKKGYHGDTFAAMSVCDPVNSMHAMYQGFLPEQVFVDAPRSEFYGSQSQDELNALETEFAAHHEKVAAFIIEPIVQNAGGMNFYHPEYLKALRALCDKYEVLLILDEIATGFGRTGKMFACEHADIAPDIMCVGKALTGGNMTLAATLTTEEVALGISQGEAKVLMHGPTFMGNPLACAAAVASLTILRRQETMANIERVATALNALKRRLNLSAVTDVRVLGAIGVVEVERVVDVAKIQKFFIQQGVWIRPFGKLIYIMPPYITSNEDIETLIDAIYAAIEGEHF, from the coding sequence ATGAGTAATAAACACACAATTGATATTGAATTTGATCGCAAGCATATATGGCACCCCTATACATCGATGATTGACCCTCTGCCCGTCTATCCAGCCGCAAGAACATTCGAGAACAAAATTGAGCTTGAAACTGGCGAAACTCTCATTGACGGTATGGCATCTTGGTGGAGTGCTGTGCATGGTTATGGTCATCCAGAAATAATCACGGCGATAAAAAATCAAGCAGACACGATGAGCCACGTCATGTTTGGGGGGCTAACTCATCAGCCTGCCGTGGAATTATGCAAACTACTCGTGGAGCTAACCCCAGCCCCACTTAATCGAGTATTCCTAGCCGACGGCGGCTCAGTCAGTGTTGAAGTTGCAATAAAAATGGCGATTCAATATTGGTTGAGTAAAGGCAAAAAGAATAAAACCCAAATAATGACAGCCAAAAAAGGCTATCACGGTGATACATTCGCGGCGATGAGCGTTTGCGACCCTGTGAATTCGATGCATGCCATGTACCAAGGCTTTTTACCTGAGCAAGTGTTTGTCGATGCCCCTAGAAGTGAGTTTTACGGCAGCCAAAGTCAAGATGAACTTAACGCGTTAGAAACCGAATTTGCTGCTCATCATGAAAAGGTCGCGGCATTTATCATCGAACCGATAGTACAAAATGCGGGCGGCATGAACTTCTACCACCCAGAATATCTCAAGGCGCTTCGAGCGCTATGCGATAAGTATGAGGTGCTACTAATTTTAGATGAAATTGCGACGGGGTTTGGCCGTACAGGTAAAATGTTTGCCTGTGAACATGCAGATATCGCACCGGACATTATGTGTGTTGGCAAAGCGCTTACTGGCGGAAACATGACGCTCGCGGCCACTTTGACAACAGAAGAAGTGGCTTTGGGTATTAGCCAAGGCGAAGCGAAAGTATTAATGCACGGACCAACTTTTATGGGAAATCCGCTGGCGTGTGCCGCCGCTGTAGCTAGTCTCACAATCTTAAGGCGCCAAGAAACAATGGCCAATATTGAACGAGTCGCGACCGCGCTTAACGCACTCAAACGCCGTCTTAATCTAAGTGCAGTAACAGATGTTAGAGTCCTTGGTGCGATTGGTGTGGTCGAGGTAGAAAGGGTTGTTGATGTTGCAAAAATTCAAAAATTCTTCATTCAACAAGGTGTATGGATAAGACCATTTGGAAAGCTAATTTATATTATGCCGCCGTATATCACCTCAAATGAAGATATTGAAACACTCATTGACGCGATTTACGCTGCCATTGAAGGCGAACACTTCTAA
- the bioB gene encoding biotin synthase BioB has protein sequence MELGALRHDWTHEEVKTLFTMPFNDLLFYAASIHRKNFNPNEVQISTLLSIKTGACPEDCKYCPQSGHYKTDLERERLMEVEKVVTQAKLAKEKGATRFCMGAAWSDPKDRDMPYIAKMVKEVKELGLETCMTLGKLDNQKAHTLREAGLDYYNHNLDTSPEYYEQIITTRTYQDRLDTLDHVRDAGMKVCSGGIVGMGEQASDRYGLLIQLANLPKQPESVPINMLVKVKGTPLENVDDLDHFEFIRTIAVARIMMPHSYVRLSAGRTAMNEQMQSMCFFAGANSIFYGDKLLTTENPEADADMNLIRKLGMNPEKREDYSDEAYEASLSSAIADKATSELFYEAN, from the coding sequence ATGGAATTAGGCGCGCTAAGACACGATTGGACACATGAAGAAGTAAAAACACTGTTCACCATGCCTTTTAACGACTTACTTTTTTATGCAGCAAGTATTCATCGCAAAAACTTCAATCCCAATGAAGTTCAAATCTCCACTTTGCTGTCTATCAAAACGGGTGCCTGTCCTGAAGATTGCAAATACTGCCCACAGTCAGGTCATTACAAAACGGATCTTGAACGTGAGCGTTTGATGGAAGTGGAAAAGGTTGTAACTCAAGCTAAGTTGGCGAAAGAAAAGGGCGCGACGCGTTTTTGTATGGGCGCCGCTTGGTCTGATCCAAAAGACAGAGATATGCCTTATATCGCCAAAATGGTGAAAGAAGTTAAAGAGCTAGGCCTAGAAACCTGTATGACTTTGGGTAAACTGGATAATCAAAAAGCGCACACGCTAAGAGAAGCGGGCCTTGATTATTACAACCATAATTTGGACACCTCACCTGAATACTACGAGCAAATTATCACGACAAGAACTTATCAAGACAGACTTGATACCCTTGATCACGTAAGGGATGCAGGAATGAAAGTGTGCTCTGGTGGTATTGTAGGAATGGGAGAGCAGGCATCTGATCGTTATGGCTTGCTGATCCAATTAGCAAACCTGCCAAAACAACCAGAAAGTGTACCGATTAACATGCTTGTTAAAGTTAAGGGCACGCCACTTGAAAATGTTGATGACCTCGATCACTTTGAATTTATCCGTACTATCGCGGTTGCTCGTATCATGATGCCACACAGTTACGTGCGTTTATCTGCAGGTAGAACGGCAATGAATGAACAGATGCAGTCTATGTGTTTCTTCGCTGGCGCTAACTCAATTTTCTATGGTGATAAGCTATTAACCACGGAAAACCCAGAAGCAGACGCCGATATGAATCTCATCAGAAAACTTGGGATGAACCCTGAAAAACGTGAAGATTATTCGGATGAAGCCTATGAGGCATCGTTAAGCTCTGCAATTGCAGACAAAGCGACATCAGAGCTATTTTACGAAGCCAACTAA
- a CDS encoding aminotransferase class I/II-fold pyridoxal phosphate-dependent enzyme, producing the protein MSFEYIQSALAARHAEGLLRKRIVVEKASASRIKIADQQYINFASNDYLGLADSLEFNTLACTEAGSRSSALVTGYLDIHRQLEDKLCSVLGYDAALLFPSGFAANTSVLKALFTPQEKQLSAAVFQDKLNHASLLDGGLAGSAKFVRFNHNDLTHLRSRLEKTKADSKLIVTEGVFSMDGDKAPVSEISVLAKSHSAWLMVDDAHAFGVVGAQGLGTIESGIKPEILVITFGKAMGCQGAAVLASHDVINYMMQFNREFIYTTALSPIMASVALCQLNKLLVASEARHKLQVNIDYFKSLVAQTNLSPILSDTAIQPLVYGSSENVLAAQHKLKEKGLWVGAIRPPTVPQNTARLRITITAQHSHEDIEKLVSALVEGA; encoded by the coding sequence ATGTCATTTGAGTATATTCAATCAGCTTTAGCAGCCCGTCACGCTGAAGGGTTGCTAAGAAAGCGCATTGTGGTTGAAAAGGCCTCTGCAAGTAGAATAAAAATTGCCGATCAGCAATATATTAACTTTGCCAGCAATGACTACCTGGGACTTGCAGACTCGTTGGAGTTTAACACTCTCGCATGCACTGAAGCCGGAAGCCGAAGTTCGGCGCTTGTTACGGGTTATCTTGATATTCACCGTCAGCTAGAAGATAAGCTTTGCAGCGTTTTGGGTTATGATGCAGCACTGTTATTTCCAAGCGGTTTTGCTGCTAATACCAGTGTGTTAAAGGCATTGTTCACGCCCCAAGAAAAGCAATTAAGCGCTGCGGTGTTCCAAGATAAGCTCAACCACGCCAGCCTGTTAGACGGTGGTTTAGCGGGCAGCGCTAAGTTTGTTCGCTTTAATCACAATGATTTGACGCACTTAAGGTCTCGATTAGAAAAAACCAAAGCCGACAGTAAACTCATCGTGACTGAAGGGGTGTTTTCTATGGATGGAGACAAAGCGCCAGTATCTGAAATCAGTGTGCTGGCTAAGTCTCATTCTGCGTGGCTCATGGTCGACGACGCTCATGCGTTTGGCGTTGTGGGAGCGCAAGGACTTGGCACGATTGAAAGTGGCATTAAACCTGAAATTTTGGTGATCACCTTTGGCAAAGCGATGGGCTGTCAAGGAGCTGCGGTATTAGCGAGTCATGATGTGATAAATTACATGATGCAATTTAATCGTGAGTTTATCTATACAACGGCGTTGTCGCCTATTATGGCAAGCGTTGCATTATGCCAACTAAATAAATTGCTTGTTGCATCTGAAGCGAGACACAAATTACAAGTAAACATCGACTATTTTAAGTCGTTAGTTGCTCAAACCAACTTATCTCCCATTCTAAGTGATACGGCTATACAGCCTCTTGTGTATGGTAGCAGTGAAAATGTATTAGCGGCGCAACATAAGCTTAAGGAAAAGGGACTTTGGGTTGGGGCTATTAGGCCACCAACGGTGCCGCAAAATACCGCACGATTGCGAATAACAATAACGGCACAGCACAGTCACGAGGATATAGAAAAATTAGTCTCGGCCTTAGTGGAGGGAGCATGA
- a CDS encoding methyltransferase domain-containing protein has translation MSKAQKTQTAKCFSKAAQSYSQHANVQKQAADVLFSRLTQQNSELGAVRMFPRLLDLGCGPHENFHRLNAFTNHYVGADLSLAMLASAENTTNSVCCDMDKLAIQSNCIDLIFSNFAIQWSNSPQALFAQLYEVLKKEGRVLLSSVLDGSLNEIDSAWRAIDRCGHINSFYSLSALKSFALQAGFAVTWADEALLIDSYDTPLKALRSVKNIGANDVKTASRRQGLLGKSAYAQLLSSYPESENGFDVSYQVGFLELRK, from the coding sequence ATGAGCAAAGCACAGAAGACGCAAACAGCAAAGTGCTTTTCAAAAGCCGCGCAATCATACTCTCAACACGCCAACGTACAAAAACAGGCCGCAGATGTACTCTTTTCACGTTTAACACAGCAAAATAGCGAGCTTGGTGCGGTGCGTATGTTTCCTAGGTTGCTCGATTTAGGATGCGGGCCACATGAAAACTTTCATAGATTAAACGCCTTCACGAATCATTATGTTGGAGCGGATCTTAGCTTGGCTATGTTGGCAAGCGCTGAAAATACGACAAATAGTGTTTGCTGTGATATGGATAAACTCGCTATTCAGTCAAATTGTATCGATTTGATCTTTAGTAATTTTGCAATTCAGTGGTCTAATTCCCCGCAAGCGTTGTTTGCGCAATTGTATGAAGTACTAAAAAAAGAAGGACGAGTGTTGCTAAGCTCAGTGCTAGACGGCTCGTTAAACGAAATCGATAGCGCATGGCGAGCCATCGATCGGTGTGGCCATATCAATTCATTTTATTCGCTGTCTGCACTTAAATCTTTTGCTCTACAGGCCGGATTTGCTGTGACGTGGGCGGATGAAGCGTTATTGATTGATAGTTATGACACGCCATTAAAGGCGTTGCGCTCGGTAAAAAATATCGGTGCCAACGATGTAAAAACCGCTTCTCGCCGACAAGGTTTATTAGGCAAGTCAGCCTACGCTCAGCTGCTGAGCAGCTACCCTGAGAGTGAAAATGGTTTTGATGTAAGTTATCAAGTCGGATTTTTGGAGTTAAGGAAATGA